Below is a window of Spelaeicoccus albus DNA.
CAGCATCGAGCTGGGCGTATCGACTCGCCGGTCGCTGGCCGAGTACATGGAGGCCGAGGAAATCTTCGCCGTGACGAAGGCCGGTCTCGACTTCTTCCACCGGATGTTCGGCGTGCCGTATCCGTGGGGCAAGTACGACCAGATCTTCGTGCCCGAATACAACCTCGGCGCCATGGAGAACCCCGGGCTCGTCACGTTCACGGACGACTATATTTTCCACGCGGCCGTCACCGATAACCAGCACGAGGCCCGCGCCAACACGATCATGCACGAGATGGCGCATATGTGGTTCGGCGATCTCGTCACAATGGTGTGGTGGGACGATCTGTGGCTCAAGGAGTCGTTCGCCGACTTCATGGGAGCACTGGCCGTTGTCGAATCCACCCAGTGGACGGACGCGTGGGTCACGTTCGCCACCAAGCGCAAGGCGTGGGCGTACCGGCAGGATCAGCTTCCCACGACGCATCCGATAGTTGCCGATATCGAGGACGTCGAGGCGGCCAAACTCAACTTCGACGGCATCACCTATGCCAAGGGCGCGGCAGTGTTGCGGCAGCTGGTGGCGTACGTGGGTCGGGACGAATTCTTCGACGGCGCCCGCCGCTACTTCCGCGATCATGCCTGGGGGAATACGCGGCTGGCGGACTTCTTGGCGGCTCTCGACGCAGCGGCTCCCGAGCGGCAGGTCGAGGAATGGGCGACGGCTTGGCTGCAAACCGCGGGCATCTCAACCCTCACCCCTGAAATCGCCGAGACGGACGGCGTCATCGACGAGTTCGCGATTCGTCAATCCGGCGAAGACCCGCGCACCGGCGAGCCCGGGCTCCGCCCGCACCGCATTGCGATCGGGTGCTACTCGCTGGTCGGCGGATCCCTCGCGCGGACCGACCGGGTGGAAGTCGATGTGCGCGGCGAGCGCACGGTTGTTGCGCAGCTGGCGGGCATGCGGCGTCCCGATCTGGTCATCGTCAACGACGACGACCTGACGTACGCCAAGGTGCGGCTCGACGACGTCTCGCTTGCCACGGTGCGCCGTCACTTCGATGCCGTGGCCGACGCGATGCCGCGCAGCCTCGTCTGGTCGATGCTGTGGAACGCCATTCGCGATGCGCTGATGCCGGCGTCCGACTTTCTCGAGCTGTTCGACAACTTCGCGTTCGCGGAGACGAACTCGGGCGTTCGTTCCATGTTGCACGGCCAGGCCATCACGGCCCTCGATGCGTACGTGCCGGGCGAATACCGGCCGGTCGTGGCCGCCGACTTGCTCGGCAGCGCGCTGGCGGCCGTTCGGGCGGACCCGGCCGGGTCCGATGCGCAATTGCTGGACATGTTGTTCGTCGTTCGTATGACCGGCCGCATCACGCCCGACCACCCGTCGTCCTCGGCGGCCGATGCACGGGCACTGCTGTCCGGGCTGCTGCGGATGTCGCCCGATCAGGACGCCGGCCAAGCGGCCGGGCTGCCGGGCCTGAAGGTCGATTCCGAGCTGCGGTGGGCGATTCTCACGGCGTTGGCCGCGACCGGCCACGCCGACGTCGACGAGATCGATGCCGAAGCGGCCGCCGATCGGACCGGCGCTGCCGCAACGCATGCGGTGCAGGCTCGCGCGTCCCGCCCGTTGCCGGTGGTCAAGGCGCGGGCCTGGGCCGCGGCGGTCGAGTCCGATGAGCTGAGCAACGACCATTTGTCGGCGACGATCGCGGGATTCACGCACCCCTCCGGTCGGCACTTGCTGGACGGCTATGTCGACCAATACTTCGGGATGGTGGAGGACATCTGGGCCTCGCGCAGCATCGAGATCGCCCGGCGAATCGTTCGCGGGCTGTATCCGTCGTGGGCGCCGAATCGCGAGGACGCGCTGACGCGCACGAGGGCCTGGCTCGACGGGCACCCGGACGCTCCGGCGTCGCTGCGGCGTTTGATCATCGAAGACGGCGATGACCTGGCCCGTTCGGTTCGCGCCGCCGCGCTGCTGGCCTGAACGCATCGCCCCACCGACCGCGACGCCCCGCCCCGGTGTTCGGCGTGGGCCTGTAGCACGCACCAGGCCCACGCGGAATGCGTAGGCCCGCGCGGAACGAAAAGGGCGGGCGGCAAAACCTTAACGCGGCTCGATTTGCTGACCCTTGCCCAAAACGGTGATGCCGTCGTCGGTGACGTGGAATCCGGATTTGCGATCGGCGTCGGCATCGATGCCGATCTCGAATCCCGGTGGTACCACCACGTTCTTGTCCAGGATGGCGTTGTTGATCCGAGCGCCGCGGCCGATGCTGACGTTCTCCATGACCACGCTGCGAGCAATATCGGCGCCGGTCTCGACCTGCACGTTCGTGCCGAGAACGGAGGAATGCACCGACGCGCCCGACACTATCGATCCCGAGCACACTATCGCATCTTCCACGCGTGCGTTTTGCACGAATTTCGCCCCCGGCAGCTGCGGATGCGACGTGAAGATCGGCCATTCGTTGTTGTAAAGGTTGAACGTGGGCTCGACCGACACCAGGTCGAGGTTGGCCTCGTGGTACGACCCGATGGTGCCGACGTCGCGCCAATAGTTCGCGTCGCGTTCGAGGGCGCCGGGTACGATGTTGCGTTTGAAGTCGTAAACGCCCGCCTCGCCGCGGTCGACAAGCATTGGAATGACATCGCCGCCGACATCGTGCCGCGATTCCGGATTGTCGGCATCGGCACGGAGCGCATCGAAGAGCGTGTCGGCCGAGAAGACATAATTGCCCATCGACGCGTACGACTCGTCGGGACTGTCGGCAAGTCCCGGCGGATCGGCCGGCTTTTCCAGAAAGCGTTCGATCCGGACGCCGTCGTCCGCGGCCTTGATCACGCCGAACTGGTGTGCCTCGCGGCGCGGTACGCGGATGCCCGCCACCGACACGCCCGCTCCCGACTCGATATGCGCTTCGACCATGGCCCGTGCGTCCATCCGATACACGTGATCGGCGCCGAACACGACGATGATGTCCGGCTTCTCGTCGTTCATCAGGTTCATCGATTGCAAGAGCGCGTCCGCGCTGCCCAAATACCATTGCTTGCCCAACCGCTGTTGAGCCGGGACCGTCGCCACGTAGTTGCCGAGCATCGTCGACATCCGCCACGTCAGCGAAATGTGCCGGTCCAATGAATCGGACTTGTACTGGGTGAGCACGCAGATCTTCAAATAACCCGCGTTCACCAAATTCGACAACGCGAAGTCGATGAGCCGGTAGCTACCGCCGAACGGCACGGCCGGTTTCGCCCGGTCGAGTGTGAGCGGCATCAGCCGCTTACCTTCGCCACCTGCCAGGACAATCGCGAGAACCTTGGGAGCAGCCATGACGAGAGACTACCGCGAGTATCCGGGATTTCTTAAGCACGGCCGTTAATTCGTGATCAATCGTGACGAAGTCGCGCGATCCCGCTAAGGTCAAGGCATGCATGTGGGACTGTTGACTCGCGAGTTTCCTCCGGCCATTTACGGAGGCGCCGGCGTACACGTCGATTTCCTTTCGCGACATCTGCAATCGCTCGTCGACTTGCGCGTGTTGTGCATGGGGGACGCGCGTCCCGACGACGGCCGGGACGTGCGCGCATTCGCGGAACGGGATCCGCGGTTTTCGAAGGCGAACTCCGCGTTGAACGTCTTGTCGACCGATCTGGAAATGACAGCTGCCTGCAACGGACTCGATCTCGTGCATTCGCACACGTGGTATGCAAATATGGCCGGGCATCTGTCGAAACTCCTGTACGGGATTCCGCACGTGGTGAGCGCGCATTCGCTCGAGCCGTTGCGACCGTGGAAGGCCGAACAGCTCGGCGGCGGGTATGCGCTGTCGTCGTGGGCCGAGCGCACCGCATACCTGGCCGCGGATGCCGTCATCGCCGTCAGCGAGGGCATGGCCCGCGATATCCGCAGCGCCTATCCGGAGATACCCGCCGACCGGCTGCACGTCATCTACAACGGCATCGACGCCGACTTTTACCATCCGGACGCGGCGGACGACGTCCCGCGCAGCCTCGGGATCGACCCCGAACGGCCGTATGTGACGTTCGTCGGCCGCATCACCAGACAAAAAGGCGTACCGCATCTGCTGCGCGCGGCCAAACGGTTCGACCCGGCGGTGCAGATCCTGTTGTTGGCGGGCGCTGCGGACACCCCGGAGTTGAAGGCGGAGACCGATGCCTTGATCGATGAGCTCCAATCGTCGCGGGACGGCGTGGTGGTCGTCAGCGAGATGCTTCCGCGCGAGAGCGTCCGCCAGGTGCTGACGCACGCCTTGGCGTTCCTCTGCCCGTCCGTGTACGAGCCCCTCGGCATCGTGAATCTTGAGGCCATGGCGTG
It encodes the following:
- the glgC gene encoding glucose-1-phosphate adenylyltransferase, with amino-acid sequence MAAPKVLAIVLAGGEGKRLMPLTLDRAKPAVPFGGSYRLIDFALSNLVNAGYLKICVLTQYKSDSLDRHISLTWRMSTMLGNYVATVPAQQRLGKQWYLGSADALLQSMNLMNDEKPDIIVVFGADHVYRMDARAMVEAHIESGAGVSVAGIRVPRREAHQFGVIKAADDGVRIERFLEKPADPPGLADSPDESYASMGNYVFSADTLFDALRADADNPESRHDVGGDVIPMLVDRGEAGVYDFKRNIVPGALERDANYWRDVGTIGSYHEANLDLVSVEPTFNLYNNEWPIFTSHPQLPGAKFVQNARVEDAIVCSGSIVSGASVHSSVLGTNVQVETGADIARSVVMENVSIGRGARINNAILDKNVVVPPGFEIGIDADADRKSGFHVTDDGITVLGKGQQIEPR
- the glgA gene encoding glycogen synthase, with amino-acid sequence MHVGLLTREFPPAIYGGAGVHVDFLSRHLQSLVDLRVLCMGDARPDDGRDVRAFAERDPRFSKANSALNVLSTDLEMTAACNGLDLVHSHTWYANMAGHLSKLLYGIPHVVSAHSLEPLRPWKAEQLGGGYALSSWAERTAYLAADAVIAVSEGMARDIRSAYPEIPADRLHVIYNGIDADFYHPDAADDVPRSLGIDPERPYVTFVGRITRQKGVPHLLRAAKRFDPAVQILLLAGAADTPELKAETDALIDELQSSRDGVVVVSEMLPRESVRQVLTHALAFLCPSVYEPLGIVNLEAMACETAVVASAVGGIPEVVADGETGYLVDYDPDAPSGLEAGLADRVNRLAADPNLAHRFGVAGRKRAVENFDWAAIARQTADLYAALL
- the pepN gene encoding aminopeptidase N codes for the protein MNSSNLTRQETSERAAHLAVSDYTVRIDVSNATDPHAATYSSRTSVRFTSDVEWSPFIDLIAPDVERVTLNGADLAPGDVFDGARVNLPGVRAGENHLEVHARAAYSRTGEGLHRFVDPADGQTYLYTQYEPTDARRVFANFDQPDLKAKFAFDVTAPAGWLVLSNSPTPEPVDPESADAGSADGDSPDGVRRYIFAPTRLQSSYITCLAAGPYVRRTDTWTSPGDDSEGGEPFSIELGVSTRRSLAEYMEAEEIFAVTKAGLDFFHRMFGVPYPWGKYDQIFVPEYNLGAMENPGLVTFTDDYIFHAAVTDNQHEARANTIMHEMAHMWFGDLVTMVWWDDLWLKESFADFMGALAVVESTQWTDAWVTFATKRKAWAYRQDQLPTTHPIVADIEDVEAAKLNFDGITYAKGAAVLRQLVAYVGRDEFFDGARRYFRDHAWGNTRLADFLAALDAAAPERQVEEWATAWLQTAGISTLTPEIAETDGVIDEFAIRQSGEDPRTGEPGLRPHRIAIGCYSLVGGSLARTDRVEVDVRGERTVVAQLAGMRRPDLVIVNDDDLTYAKVRLDDVSLATVRRHFDAVADAMPRSLVWSMLWNAIRDALMPASDFLELFDNFAFAETNSGVRSMLHGQAITALDAYVPGEYRPVVAADLLGSALAAVRADPAGSDAQLLDMLFVVRMTGRITPDHPSSSAADARALLSGLLRMSPDQDAGQAAGLPGLKVDSELRWAILTALAATGHADVDEIDAEAAADRTGAAATHAVQARASRPLPVVKARAWAAAVESDELSNDHLSATIAGFTHPSGRHLLDGYVDQYFGMVEDIWASRSIEIARRIVRGLYPSWAPNREDALTRTRAWLDGHPDAPASLRRLIIEDGDDLARSVRAAALLA